A window of the Desulfovibrio oxyclinae DSM 11498 genome harbors these coding sequences:
- a CDS encoding 4Fe-4S binding protein gives MSRIAVQEDRCKGCMLCSTVCPVQIIVQSDRFNQSGYKVAEVPEADMEKCTGCTSCALICPDLAIRVYRTPKKKKGDE, from the coding sequence ATGTCCCGAATCGCGGTTCAGGAAGACAGGTGCAAGGGGTGCATGCTCTGCTCCACTGTCTGTCCTGTCCAGATCATCGTTCAATCCGACCGCTTCAACCAGAGCGGCTACAAAGTGGCCGAAGTACCTGAAGCGGATATGGAAAAGTGTACGGGCTGCACATCCTGCGCCCTCATCTGCCCGGATCTCGCCATCCGGGTCTACCGAACCCCGAAAAAGAAGAAGGGGGACGAGTAA
- the queA gene encoding tRNA preQ1(34) S-adenosylmethionine ribosyltransferase-isomerase QueA: protein MSKIPAQYDLKNYHFDLPEDRIAQQPAQRRDASKLMVLDKDTGRCTAADFKDLPDYLPEGALLVANNSRVIPARVFGTKPTGGKVEFLLLTPLPRIISAQGASGWKKARVQGLLRASKSPKPRDLITFSEDFRLIPKERGDFGKWVVEIEWRGDLEAVLGRIGCLPLPPYITRPSDENDAERYQTVYCRDDKAGSMAAPTAGLHFTPDVRERIKDAGHEWAEVTLYVGYGTFSPVRERDIRNHVMHSEYIEVPAETAEAVRRAKAEGRPVLAVGTTSARTLEGMYREAGDITEFKGETDIFITPGYEFNVVDCMLTNFHLPESSLIIMVSALAGREPVMDAYKDALKHGFRFFSYGDAMLIR from the coding sequence ATGAGCAAAATACCCGCACAATACGATCTCAAGAACTATCACTTCGACCTGCCCGAGGACCGAATTGCGCAGCAGCCTGCCCAGCGCAGGGATGCGTCGAAGCTGATGGTGCTGGACAAGGACACCGGCCGCTGCACCGCGGCCGACTTCAAGGACCTGCCGGACTATCTGCCCGAAGGGGCGCTGCTGGTGGCCAACAACTCGCGCGTCATCCCGGCCCGCGTCTTCGGTACCAAGCCCACGGGCGGCAAGGTGGAATTCCTGCTGCTCACGCCGCTGCCGCGCATCATCAGCGCACAGGGCGCGTCAGGCTGGAAAAAGGCCCGGGTGCAGGGACTCCTGCGCGCCTCCAAGTCGCCCAAGCCGCGTGATCTCATCACCTTTTCCGAGGACTTCCGCCTCATTCCCAAGGAGCGCGGCGACTTCGGCAAATGGGTGGTGGAAATCGAATGGCGCGGCGATCTGGAAGCCGTTCTGGGTCGCATCGGCTGCCTGCCGCTGCCGCCGTACATCACGCGCCCGAGCGACGAGAACGACGCTGAACGCTACCAGACAGTCTACTGCCGCGACGACAAGGCCGGATCCATGGCCGCCCCCACGGCGGGCCTGCACTTCACTCCGGACGTACGCGAACGCATCAAAGATGCCGGGCACGAGTGGGCCGAGGTGACGCTCTACGTGGGCTACGGCACCTTCAGCCCGGTACGCGAGCGCGACATCCGCAACCACGTCATGCATTCGGAATACATCGAAGTGCCCGCCGAGACCGCCGAAGCCGTGCGCCGCGCCAAGGCCGAAGGCCGCCCGGTGCTGGCCGTGGGCACCACCAGCGCCCGCACGCTGGAAGGCATGTACCGCGAGGCCGGGGACATCACGGAGTTCAAGGGCGAGACCGACATCTTCATCACGCCCGGCTATGAATTCAACGTGGTGGACTGCATGTTGACCAATTTCCATTTGCCAGAATCCAGCCTCATTATTATGGTGTCTGCCCTAGCTGGAAGAGAACCCGTCATGGATGCCTACAAGGACGCACTGAAGCACGGATTTCGCTTCTTTTCATACGGTGACGCCATGCTCATTCGATGA
- the coaBC gene encoding bifunctional phosphopantothenoylcysteine decarboxylase/phosphopantothenate--cysteine ligase CoaBC has product MREHYRFGGFMGRRVHLGVSGSIAAFKSLELLRSLQECDCSVSATVTDAAAKFVTPLSFEALGASPVYQGMFDTGPDTSFAHLEPGQVADALALVPASADIIGKVAGGIADTMLSCQAMAFRGPKLVVPAMNPAMWASPAVQRNWAQLAEDGWECMEPVSGNVACGDTGKGKMPDVETIHLHILRMLTEKDLAGTRVLVTLGPTREQWDAVRFWSNPSSGTMGACMAVAAWLRGADVHVVRGPVDIEFPESIAVHRVTSALEMHQACMDLWPDTDVGVATAAVADFRPVPHGTEKFKKSGAGELTVRFESNPDILRSMGEDKGDRRLIGFAAETGDPRSEALRKLESKHLDLIAANRIDSEGSGFGTRTNEMFVACADGRRETWPLLPKTEVAWRLWDLLPTG; this is encoded by the coding sequence ATGCGCGAACACTACCGTTTCGGCGGGTTCATGGGCCGCCGCGTGCATCTCGGTGTTTCGGGGAGCATTGCGGCCTTCAAGTCGCTTGAACTGTTGCGCTCGCTTCAGGAGTGCGACTGTTCGGTCTCCGCAACCGTGACGGACGCGGCCGCCAAGTTCGTGACCCCGCTCTCCTTCGAGGCGCTGGGTGCATCCCCGGTCTACCAGGGCATGTTCGACACCGGTCCCGACACCTCCTTTGCGCACCTCGAACCCGGTCAGGTGGCAGACGCGTTGGCGCTGGTTCCGGCATCGGCGGACATCATCGGCAAGGTGGCGGGCGGCATCGCGGACACCATGCTCTCCTGTCAGGCCATGGCTTTTCGCGGCCCCAAGCTGGTGGTCCCGGCCATGAATCCGGCCATGTGGGCCTCTCCGGCGGTGCAGCGCAACTGGGCGCAGCTGGCCGAGGACGGCTGGGAGTGCATGGAGCCGGTTTCCGGCAACGTGGCCTGCGGCGACACCGGCAAGGGCAAGATGCCCGATGTGGAGACCATCCACCTGCACATTCTGCGCATGCTCACGGAAAAGGACCTCGCGGGCACCCGCGTGCTGGTGACCCTCGGCCCCACCCGTGAACAGTGGGACGCCGTGCGTTTCTGGTCCAACCCGTCCAGCGGCACCATGGGCGCGTGCATGGCCGTGGCCGCATGGCTTCGCGGCGCGGACGTCCATGTGGTGCGTGGGCCGGTGGACATCGAATTTCCCGAGTCGATCGCGGTGCATCGCGTCACCTCGGCGCTCGAAATGCATCAGGCCTGCATGGACCTGTGGCCCGATACGGACGTGGGCGTGGCAACGGCGGCGGTTGCCGACTTCCGGCCCGTGCCGCACGGTACCGAAAAGTTCAAGAAGTCCGGAGCGGGCGAACTGACGGTGCGCTTCGAGTCCAACCCAGACATCCTGCGCTCCATGGGCGAGGACAAGGGCGACAGGCGGCTCATCGGCTTTGCGGCCGAGACCGGCGACCCGCGTTCCGAGGCCCTTCGCAAGCTGGAGAGCAAGCATCTCGACCTCATCGCGGCCAATCGCATCGACAGCGAAGGCAGCGGCTTCGGCACCCGGACGAATGAGATGTTCGTCGCCTGTGCCGATGGTCGGCGCGAAACCTGGCCCCTGTTGCCGAAAACCGAAGTGGCGTGGCGTTTATGGGATCTGCTGCCGACAGGCTGA
- a CDS encoding nitroreductase family protein, producing MDIRIDEEKCTKCGECVQECPMYFIRMPEEGVPFMPQEVQDQCFACQHCMTVCKFGALSLTGFDPEDAETLDGYEPDPDNVEMLIKSRRSIRRYKNEAVEPETLSRLMEVLSYAPTGKNHQSVLYTLVDDPKVMGSIAERTYEAIRGHRDAGTIPEGLEFFSMAVDCRDNGKDIIFREAPHMLIASAPKTAPAGNADTHIGLTTFEVMANALGLGTLWCGFAKWAFLHFATDVYKSFGIPEDHELGYVLMFGKPAVRYPRLVQRDGTVNVNRVTA from the coding sequence ATGGATATCAGAATAGACGAGGAAAAGTGTACGAAATGCGGTGAGTGCGTGCAGGAATGTCCGATGTACTTCATCCGGATGCCTGAGGAAGGCGTGCCTTTCATGCCGCAGGAGGTGCAGGACCAGTGTTTCGCCTGTCAGCATTGCATGACCGTCTGTAAGTTCGGCGCATTGTCGCTCACCGGATTCGATCCCGAAGACGCGGAAACGCTCGACGGCTATGAGCCGGACCCGGATAACGTGGAGATGCTCATCAAGTCGCGCCGCAGCATCCGCCGCTACAAAAACGAAGCCGTGGAGCCGGAAACCCTTTCACGACTCATGGAGGTGCTGTCCTACGCGCCCACGGGCAAGAACCATCAGAGCGTGCTCTACACGCTGGTGGACGACCCGAAAGTGATGGGCTCCATCGCTGAGAGGACCTATGAGGCCATCCGCGGACACCGCGATGCGGGCACCATCCCGGAAGGACTGGAGTTTTTCTCCATGGCCGTGGATTGCCGGGACAACGGCAAGGACATCATCTTCCGCGAAGCGCCGCACATGCTCATCGCCTCGGCACCCAAGACCGCCCCGGCGGGCAACGCCGATACCCACATCGGGCTGACCACCTTCGAGGTCATGGCCAACGCCCTCGGGCTGGGCACGCTGTGGTGCGGTTTTGCCAAGTGGGCCTTTTTGCACTTCGCGACGGACGTCTACAAATCCTTCGGAATCCCGGAGGACCACGAACTCGGGTACGTGTTGATGTTCGGCAAGCCGGCCGTGCGCTATCCGCGTCTGGTGCAGCGCGACGGAACGGTGAACGTGAATCGCGTCACCGCTTAG
- a CDS encoding DUF429 domain-containing protein, translated as MINMKYAGIDGCRAGWVAVTIDGEGNPESTVYNTMEDCWEALRDAQCVLVDMPVGLPWREQPFREADRVARSMLGKRRSSIFNCPVRDAVYAGAYEEAAAITRDQTGKGLSKQSWMLTPRIRELDGLLRRDEAARATIRESHPELAFSFASGAPATWYKKHPLGFLERLTLMNDLMPEAEEFLKGACSRYTAKTLACDDVVDALMLALTARASGGALLSLPENPPEDQVGLPMAIWYHDFETPPDDAA; from the coding sequence ATGATCAACATGAAATACGCAGGTATCGACGGATGCAGGGCCGGATGGGTTGCGGTCACCATTGACGGCGAAGGCAATCCGGAAAGCACCGTCTACAACACCATGGAAGATTGCTGGGAGGCACTGCGCGATGCACAGTGCGTGCTAGTGGACATGCCTGTTGGACTTCCTTGGAGAGAGCAGCCCTTCCGCGAGGCGGACAGGGTGGCTCGCTCCATGCTCGGCAAGCGTCGCTCCAGCATCTTCAACTGCCCGGTCAGGGATGCGGTCTACGCCGGGGCCTATGAGGAAGCTGCCGCGATCACCCGTGATCAGACCGGTAAGGGGCTCAGCAAACAGTCGTGGATGCTGACGCCGCGCATCCGGGAACTGGACGGACTGCTGCGACGCGATGAAGCGGCCCGGGCAACCATTCGGGAATCCCACCCCGAGTTGGCCTTCAGCTTTGCATCCGGTGCTCCGGCGACGTGGTACAAGAAGCATCCGCTCGGTTTTCTGGAACGGCTGACCCTCATGAACGATCTGATGCCGGAGGCCGAGGAATTCCTCAAGGGCGCCTGCTCCCGCTATACCGCCAAGACACTCGCCTGCGACGACGTGGTGGACGCGCTCATGCTCGCGCTTACCGCCAGGGCTTCCGGCGGCGCCCTTCTTTCCCTGCCGGAGAATCCCCCGGAGGATCAGGTGGGGCTGCCCATGGCGATCTGGTATCACGACTTTGAAACGCCGCCCGATGATGCGGCATGA
- a CDS encoding ChaN family lipoprotein, with product MKRVIRTVIMLTAAAFAATGCAVGPRSPEVPEMDVTFAPQKGDFLALDGSRLSLQTVVEGLEGADYVVIGEGHTNACDHKMQQALLQGLSRNGRPLSLGLEMIGVDKQPVLDDFGKGQVRVEALEEELDWKKRWGYPFELFRGHFELAEKRCLPVAGINVPPDVVRKVSEEGVEKLDSLEASYMPEEVVMPPQEQRDSLMEVLALHEGGDEADEERAERFLYIQSVWDSMMAEQAVKLRARYDWPVVVVAGGGHVEYGWGIPDRIRRLDPDAVVMTVMPWRGREYDPDAADYSFYCPSSYESRLGAKLVRGARGVYVESVKRDSRAYRAGLRPNMVIVEAQGIPVKELFDIHRAGKKAHDNDASLIFTTRLGGEEYTHDFGPLGSRNSKEQNK from the coding sequence ATGAAACGCGTGATCAGAACCGTGATTATGCTGACTGCGGCCGCGTTTGCGGCCACGGGGTGCGCCGTGGGGCCGCGGTCGCCCGAGGTGCCGGAGATGGACGTGACCTTTGCGCCCCAGAAGGGCGATTTTCTTGCGCTGGACGGCAGCCGCCTGTCGTTGCAGACGGTTGTGGAAGGGTTGGAAGGCGCGGATTACGTGGTCATCGGCGAAGGGCACACCAACGCCTGCGACCACAAGATGCAGCAGGCGCTTCTGCAAGGTCTTTCCCGCAACGGGCGGCCGCTCTCTCTTGGCCTTGAGATGATCGGCGTGGACAAGCAGCCGGTGCTGGACGATTTCGGCAAGGGGCAGGTTCGTGTTGAGGCGCTCGAAGAGGAACTGGACTGGAAAAAGCGCTGGGGATACCCTTTTGAGCTGTTCCGCGGTCACTTCGAACTGGCCGAGAAACGCTGTCTGCCGGTGGCGGGTATCAACGTCCCGCCTGACGTGGTCCGCAAAGTAAGCGAAGAGGGTGTGGAAAAGCTCGACTCCCTTGAGGCCTCGTACATGCCGGAGGAAGTCGTCATGCCGCCGCAGGAGCAGCGCGATTCCCTCATGGAAGTGCTGGCTCTGCACGAAGGGGGCGACGAGGCGGACGAGGAACGCGCGGAGCGGTTTCTGTACATCCAGTCCGTCTGGGACTCCATGATGGCCGAGCAGGCGGTCAAGCTGCGCGCCCGCTACGACTGGCCCGTGGTCGTGGTGGCCGGCGGCGGGCATGTGGAATACGGTTGGGGCATCCCGGACCGCATCCGCAGGCTTGACCCCGATGCCGTGGTCATGACCGTCATGCCGTGGCGCGGCAGGGAGTACGATCCCGATGCCGCGGATTATTCCTTTTATTGTCCCAGTTCCTATGAAAGCCGCCTCGGCGCGAAGTTGGTCCGGGGGGCCAGAGGGGTCTACGTGGAGTCCGTGAAGCGCGATTCCCGCGCCTATCGTGCCGGCCTGCGGCCCAACATGGTCATCGTCGAGGCGCAGGGGATCCCGGTCAAGGAACTGTTCGACATCCACCGCGCGGGCAAGAAGGCCCATGACAACGACGCGAGCCTCATATTCACCACCCGTCTGGGCGGCGAGGAATATACCCATGACTTCGGACCGCTCGGCAGCCGCAACTCCAAGGAGCAGAATAAATGA
- the mutM gene encoding bifunctional DNA-formamidopyrimidine glycosylase/DNA-(apurinic or apyrimidinic site) lyase produces MPELPEVEVIARGLNRSLPGRTVERVEVPWPTSLRQPEDEFRRRMLGARVLGVRRRAKLLLADLESPDVGPLLLGVHLKMTGRLVHECGCERPGAKHDRVIMTLDDGSVLTFADVRRFGYIVALTPDELNRWPFYASLGPEPLESSADALARAVASRKARIKALLLDQTVVAGCGNIYADESLFRAGLGPAVRACDVPEAKLVELFRHLQDVLAQAIAENGSSIRDYVNADGDAGAFQNSFNVYGKKGQPCPRCGGCLTCSTVAGRTSTYCPDCQKNGR; encoded by the coding sequence ATGCCCGAACTGCCCGAAGTGGAAGTCATCGCCCGTGGCCTGAACCGCTCCCTGCCCGGTCGGACGGTGGAGCGCGTCGAGGTGCCGTGGCCCACGTCGCTGCGTCAGCCGGAGGACGAGTTTCGCCGCCGGATGCTCGGAGCGCGCGTGCTGGGCGTGCGTCGGCGCGCCAAGCTGCTGCTGGCCGATCTGGAGAGCCCGGATGTCGGCCCGCTTCTGCTTGGCGTGCATCTGAAGATGACCGGTCGGCTGGTGCACGAATGCGGCTGTGAAAGGCCCGGAGCCAAACACGACCGCGTCATCATGACTCTCGACGACGGCTCGGTGCTGACCTTTGCGGATGTGCGCCGCTTCGGCTATATCGTGGCGCTGACGCCCGATGAGCTGAACCGGTGGCCGTTTTACGCATCCCTCGGGCCGGAGCCCCTGGAATCCTCGGCGGATGCGCTGGCCCGTGCCGTTGCTTCGCGCAAGGCCCGCATCAAGGCGTTGCTGCTGGATCAGACCGTGGTGGCGGGGTGCGGCAACATCTACGCGGACGAGTCGCTGTTTCGTGCCGGGCTAGGGCCTGCCGTGCGCGCCTGCGATGTCCCGGAGGCGAAACTTGTGGAACTTTTCCGGCATCTTCAGGATGTTCTCGCGCAGGCCATAGCCGAAAACGGCAGCTCCATCCGTGACTATGTGAACGCGGACGGTGATGCCGGAGCCTTTCAGAACAGCTTCAATGTATACGGCAAGAAGGGCCAGCCCTGTCCGCGTTGCGGCGGATGCCTGACCTGCTCCACCGTGGCTGGCAGGACTTCCACCTACTGCCCGGACTGCCAGAAGAACGGGCGTTGA
- the murJ gene encoding murein biosynthesis integral membrane protein MurJ, whose protein sequence is MSKHGQQIARNASVVAVATLGSRILGFVRDLIVAFALGAGMFADAFFVAFRIPNLMRRLFGEGSLTMAFIPVYSRVREEEGEEAAQQMARSAMIWLGIILGALTVAVELAAGPVTLAIAPGFADDSELFATTVSLVRICFPYVIFICGVALCMGILNSHQRFLAPALAPAVLNVALIIAALISHYAGYNVAYGMAYGVLAGGAAQLLMQQGALSRIGFRRRGRWSLFDPGVRRMGLLMLPTVFGAAVYQLNILLGTLLASFLPTGSVSYLYYADRLVQFPLGVFGLAVSTAALPSLAALAAKGEMDDFGGALRSANGLTLFIALPAAAGLMALAEPVISVLFGHGKFGPEAVSSTASALIAYSAGLPFIALSRPLVSAFYALEDTKTPVKIAVLCLFVNIGLGAWLMVPLKHVGLAVAVSAASLVNALLLFIFLRRRVSVAPVEGAVMLKAVLLSTLIGAGAWYTGRFGAWSLAFIPVWAGVYFLGAHVTNMGEARMFADVYRSARRRLGRGRP, encoded by the coding sequence GTGTCCAAACACGGTCAACAGATAGCACGAAATGCCTCCGTGGTGGCGGTCGCCACCCTCGGCTCGCGGATATTGGGGTTCGTTAGGGATCTCATTGTGGCCTTCGCCCTTGGGGCGGGTATGTTCGCGGACGCCTTCTTCGTGGCCTTCAGGATTCCCAACCTCATGCGGCGGCTGTTCGGCGAAGGCTCGTTGACCATGGCCTTCATACCGGTCTATTCGCGGGTTCGCGAGGAAGAAGGGGAGGAGGCCGCGCAGCAGATGGCACGGTCAGCCATGATCTGGCTGGGCATTATCCTCGGCGCGCTCACCGTGGCGGTGGAGCTGGCCGCCGGACCGGTCACGCTCGCCATCGCCCCCGGGTTCGCGGATGATTCCGAGCTGTTCGCCACCACCGTGTCGCTGGTACGCATCTGTTTTCCTTACGTCATCTTCATCTGCGGCGTCGCCCTGTGCATGGGCATCCTCAATTCGCACCAGCGGTTTCTGGCCCCGGCGCTGGCCCCGGCAGTGCTCAACGTGGCGCTCATCATTGCCGCGCTCATAAGTCATTATGCGGGCTACAACGTGGCCTACGGCATGGCTTACGGCGTGCTGGCTGGCGGCGCGGCCCAGTTGCTCATGCAGCAGGGCGCGCTTTCGCGCATCGGCTTTCGCAGGCGCGGGCGCTGGTCCCTGTTCGATCCGGGCGTGCGGCGCATGGGCCTGCTCATGCTGCCCACGGTCTTCGGCGCGGCGGTCTATCAACTCAACATCCTGCTCGGGACGCTGCTCGCGTCGTTCCTTCCCACGGGCAGCGTGTCCTATCTTTATTACGCGGACCGGCTGGTGCAGTTCCCGCTCGGAGTCTTCGGCCTTGCCGTGAGCACCGCCGCGCTCCCGAGTCTGGCGGCGCTGGCCGCAAAGGGCGAAATGGACGACTTCGGCGGCGCGCTGCGATCCGCCAACGGGCTGACCCTGTTCATTGCGCTCCCTGCCGCTGCCGGGCTGATGGCCCTTGCCGAACCGGTCATTTCCGTCCTCTTCGGTCATGGCAAATTCGGGCCGGAAGCCGTGAGTTCCACCGCTTCGGCGCTCATCGCGTACTCCGCCGGGCTGCCCTTCATCGCCCTGTCCCGGCCGCTTGTCTCGGCCTTCTACGCCCTTGAGGACACCAAGACTCCGGTGAAGATAGCGGTGTTGTGCCTGTTCGTGAACATCGGCCTCGGCGCGTGGCTCATGGTTCCGCTCAAGCATGTGGGCCTTGCCGTGGCGGTCAGCGCGGCCTCGCTGGTCAACGCCCTGCTGCTGTTCATTTTTCTGCGCCGCCGCGTCAGCGTGGCCCCGGTGGAGGGGGCGGTGATGCTCAAGGCCGTGCTGCTCTCGACCCTGATCGGTGCCGGGGCGTGGTATACAGGACGGTTCGGCGCGTGGAGTCTCGCTTTTATCCCGGTCTGGGCGGGCGTGTATTTTCTGGGGGCGCATGTCACCAACATGGGCGAGGCCCGCATGTTCGCGGACGTGTATCGCTCGGCCCGTCGTCGTCTCGGCAGGGGGCGACCATGA
- a CDS encoding tRNA1(Val) (adenine(37)-N6)-methyltransferase, translated as MNPDEARAYFPRGLEQPEGGYRFSLDSLLLGCFARMKRGWTGVDIGCGAGAVSIAALLANPEADLTIHGVEADADAAACARNNAKRLDLAESLLPVQADVCTYRELEQQADFALMNPPFREAGRGRVSRGESRSAARFETGGSLADFVRCAALQLKSRGRLFTVFLPERLPALFREMDRRKLAPKRLIMVHGTLRAEAGIVLVEAVKNGGEGVSVTPPLILYGEDGCMTRNALEFCPFLACNAKGDCS; from the coding sequence ATGAATCCGGATGAGGCCCGGGCGTATTTTCCAAGGGGGCTGGAGCAACCGGAGGGCGGCTACCGCTTTTCACTCGACTCCCTGTTGCTCGGCTGTTTCGCCCGCATGAAACGCGGCTGGACCGGGGTGGATATCGGCTGCGGGGCCGGAGCCGTGAGCATCGCCGCGCTGCTGGCCAATCCGGAAGCCGACCTGACGATCCACGGAGTGGAGGCCGATGCCGATGCCGCGGCCTGTGCGCGCAACAACGCGAAGCGGCTCGATCTCGCAGAGTCGCTCCTGCCGGTGCAGGCGGATGTCTGCACATATCGTGAGTTGGAGCAGCAGGCCGACTTCGCGCTCATGAATCCGCCGTTTCGCGAGGCCGGTCGGGGGCGCGTCAGCAGGGGCGAGTCGCGCAGCGCGGCGCGTTTTGAAACGGGCGGCTCGCTGGCGGATTTCGTGCGCTGTGCCGCCTTGCAGCTCAAGTCGAGAGGACGGCTGTTCACGGTCTTCCTGCCGGAGCGTCTTCCCGCACTTTTTCGCGAAATGGACCGTCGGAAGCTGGCGCCCAAGCGGTTGATCATGGTACACGGCACGCTCCGGGCCGAAGCCGGTATCGTGTTGGTGGAGGCTGTGAAGAACGGTGGCGAGGGGGTCTCTGTGACGCCACCGCTCATACTCTACGGCGAGGACGGGTGCATGACGCGCAACGCGCTGGAATTTTGTCCGTTTCTCGCCTGCAACGCCAAGGGGGATTGTTCATGA
- a CDS encoding C-GCAxxG-C-C family (seleno)protein, translating into MMDWTGKRARESFNSGWYCAESVLRALAEVGGRYEPGMERVASGFCSGMSRTNGLCGAVSGAIMGMGLYGGRTEPAPEQSMDVPYSLVQEFLKRFRTKFQSTNCRELTGCDFITPQGHRRFQEENIGRVCRDYCDFAASTALEVLADAGMGPMATVIEQTAPCGLNCGKCMAFKGSEIHRHAKALQEAMGPNFAQYADRFAGMNPVFEGYDEFASVLNFLAEGTCSGCRKGGEACLFTDCGIKDCVHEHGVQFCHECNRFPCEDHGLPEALEQRWRENNERMREKGLYAYALELRLSPRYP; encoded by the coding sequence ATGATGGACTGGACCGGGAAGCGTGCGAGAGAATCCTTCAATAGCGGCTGGTATTGCGCGGAAAGCGTTCTGCGCGCGCTGGCCGAGGTTGGCGGGCGGTATGAACCCGGCATGGAACGCGTGGCGAGCGGATTCTGCTCCGGCATGTCGCGCACCAACGGGCTGTGCGGCGCGGTCAGCGGCGCCATCATGGGGATGGGCCTTTACGGAGGCCGAACCGAACCGGCTCCCGAGCAGAGCATGGACGTACCCTACTCGCTGGTTCAGGAGTTTCTCAAGCGGTTCCGCACCAAATTTCAGAGCACCAACTGCCGCGAGCTGACCGGTTGCGACTTCATCACCCCGCAGGGCCACCGCCGTTTTCAGGAGGAAAACATCGGCCGAGTGTGTCGCGATTACTGTGATTTCGCCGCATCCACCGCACTTGAGGTGCTTGCCGATGCGGGCATGGGGCCCATGGCCACGGTCATTGAGCAGACAGCACCGTGCGGGTTGAACTGCGGCAAGTGCATGGCCTTCAAGGGCAGTGAGATCCACAGACACGCCAAGGCGCTTCAGGAGGCCATGGGGCCGAACTTTGCCCAGTATGCCGACCGGTTCGCGGGAATGAACCCGGTCTTTGAAGGGTATGACGAGTTCGCATCCGTGCTGAACTTCCTAGCCGAGGGCACCTGTTCCGGCTGTCGCAAGGGCGGCGAGGCCTGCCTTTTCACGGATTGCGGCATCAAGGACTGCGTGCATGAGCACGGCGTGCAGTTCTGCCATGAGTGCAACCGGTTCCCCTGCGAGGATCATGGTCTGCCCGAAGCGCTGGAGCAACGCTGGCGCGAGAACAACGAGCGCATGCGGGAGAAGGGGCTGTATGCCTACGCGCTGGAATTGCGCCTGTCGCCCCGATATCCTTAG